GTCGCTGATTTGTTTTTCAGTGGCCGCTGATTTCATGTCAGCTTCCATTTTCTTCATATCGACACCGAGCTTTTTCGCAGCGTCGTTTAGGAACTTCTCATCCTGCATCTGTCTTTGGTTTTCAAAGAGATAAGTATAGTACTTGCGAGCTTTTTCTTTATCCTGCTTGTAGACCGCTTCGTAGCGGATCGCCGCAGGCATCGCCATCTTATGGAAGCTCAGTGGAACGTGCTTATAATAAAACTTAATGCGGTCTTTGTATTTTTCTTTGATCGGTTTTAGGTTCTTGTAAGCAACTTCACAGTACGGGCATTCGAAATCCGCATACTCCACGATCGTGATGTCCCCCTTCGCATTCCCGAAGAGCAGGCGATCTTCTGACAGCGCAGGCTTGAGTGGATTTTTCAACTGATCATCTTGGCGGCGTTTCATATCGGCCATTTGCTTTTCTTGCGCGCCCTCTTGAGCTTTGCGAGCCGCTTTATTCACCACTTCGATAAATTGCTCGGGGTTCTGCTCGATCGCATCAAAGACAAGCTTTGGATTTTTCTTGAGGGCCTCAGCTACCTGCTGATCCGTCGTAGAGCATGCACCTAAGGCAAGGGCGAGACCCGCAATTAAAAACTTCTTCATCTGTTAACTCCTATTCACACTTGTTTGTGCGTGTTTCCATATTTAGCATGCGTTCAATGATCTTTTCATGCTGAACCTGATAGCACATATTGGCCTCAGGCGACTTTTCAGAACTAAGATTCATTGAAGCAAAGGCCTCACTGATCCCGATAAACCAGCCGATGCACATCACTGCTAGCACAGTAACGCGCAGAGCTTTTGGCTTTTCGT
The sequence above is drawn from the Bdellovibrionales bacterium genome and encodes:
- a CDS encoding thioredoxin domain-containing protein, translating into MKKFLIAGLALALGACSTTDQQVAEALKKNPKLVFDAIEQNPEQFIEVVNKAARKAQEGAQEKQMADMKRRQDDQLKNPLKPALSEDRLLFGNAKGDITIVEYADFECPYCEVAYKNLKPIKEKYKDRIKFYYKHVPLSFHKMAMPAAIRYEAVYKQDKEKARKYYTYLFENQRQMQDEKFLNDAAKKLGVDMKKMEADMKSAATEKQISDDTAEFEKFGFSGTPAIVINGVALEGAQPTAELEKVIQLTTTK